The genomic DNA TTACGGCGGCGGTGGATGCAGCTAATTTAATACGAACAACAAAAGACATCTCTATGTATTTTACATAGGGATGTCTTTTGTTAATAGGCTGGCACTAAGTGTTTTTTTGTTATATAATGACAATAATAAATTAAGAAACTTAATCTTAAGTGCCTGGCACCAAAAGGAGGTCGAAATTATGAAGGAAATAGTTATAACACAAAATGAAGCAGGGCAAAGACTTGATAAGTTTTTAAGAAAATATCTTAAAAATATGCCTCTTAGCATGATTTATAAACATATAAGAACAAAAGGGATTGTTGTAAACGGCAAAAAGAGCAGTGAAAAATACATATTAAATGAGGGTGATGTGGTTTTATTTAAATTTGAACCGGAAGAGCATAAAAAGGAGAAGAAACATAAATTCCTTAAGATACAAAATCTTGATTTAAAGGTTGCCTATGAGGATGAAAATGTTCTTGTAGCTGAGAAGGGAGTAGATTTGCTTGTTCACCCTGATGAAGGGGATGAGTTTACTCTAACGGACATGGTGCTTGCCTATCTTTATGATAAGGGAGAATATAAACCAGAAGAAGAGAAGACATTTTCTCCATCGCCTTGCAACAGGCTGGATAGAAACACCGAAGGGCTTGTAATTTATGCTAAAAATTATGAATCGCTTAAAGAGCTAAACGAGGCCGTAAGGGATGGAAACATTAAAAAATATTATTCAGCTCTTATAAAGGGAAAGGTTGAAGATGGAACTTATATTGCATACCTTTCAAAGGATAGGCTGAATAACAAAGTTATGGTTTCAAAGGAGAAAACGAGGGATTCAAAGGAAATAATAACAAAGATAAGAACAATAGATACTGTAGGGACTTATTCAGAGGTTGAAATAGATTTAATCACCGGAAGAAGCCATCAGATAAGAGCGCACCTTGCAAGTTTAGGTTGCCCAATTTTAGGAGACCCTAAGTATGGAGTTAAAAAGTTAAACAGCATCTTATATAACAAATACGGTCTATCAAATCAATTGTTGATTGCAAATAAAATTGTATTTACTAATATGAAGGGTAAACTTGAATACCTTAACAATCACGTTGTTGCAATGAATTTACCTCCGGCTTATAAAAAGATTAAAAATGAGATATTTAAGTTTTAATTAAACTATGCGAATAATATATTTTAATAAAGCAATCTTAATGAAGATGTTATGAAAAAAATTATTTTATTGCTGAGCTTTATATTGATATTGGTTATAGCTTTTGAAAGCGATTTAGATGTTGAAGTTTTAGAAAAAATAAATTCAAATCAGATAAAAAGCATTGTTTACATTGAAAAAAGGGTGAGCTTTAGCGAATGGGACGGAAAATTTGAGTTGCAGAAAAAAATATATTATTCGCATCCAGATAAGGTTAGGATAGAAAAATTAGATGATTTACACGAGGTTGAAATAATTAACAGGTATAATTATGTTTATTATAACGATAGATTAGATAAAATAATTGTTAGGCAGACCATTCCTAAAATAGAGCTGGATATATTCGACGCTTTCAGTATGCCCTATGATTCGAAGACTGAGTTTCAAGGATATGAAACAAAGGGAAATATTACTTACAATATTTTTTCGTTTATTTGTAATATCGATGATACGAAATATGTCAAAAAAATTTGGACGTTCGAACATGAAGGAATCAGTCTGCCTTATAAGATTGAGTATTTTATAAATAATTCGATTGTGTCTTTGAGCACATTTGAGTATGTATCGATTAATAAGCCAATCGATGACAATTTGTTTAGAGTAGATTCATTGCCTCAGAAAAACTTCGCCTACGACGGCTGTGAGTCTGCATATTTTTTAAACATAGAAGACGCTTTAAAATATATCAGTTTTATACCTAAGATTAGCATAAGCGGCGATTATAGTTTAATCAAAATAGAAATAATTAGGATTCAGGAAGAAAATGTTCTTAGGCTTAATTATAATAAGGATGATGTGAATATTATTCTAAATGAAAAAAAGGCAAACAAGAATTTTAAGGGCTACACTGTAAAATCAGAGGGTGAAAATATAATAATAAATTTTATAGAAGATGGGGTTGAAATTGAGATAAGCGGTAAAGCCGAGGATTATGTTGATATAATGCAATTTTGCTCGAGCATTACGCAAAAGATAAATTTTGAGGCAATCGATGGGGAGTATTATGATGAGTAAGATGGAATTTAATATTGAAAAAAAGGATGCTGGGAAAAGGCTTGATAATTTTCTTAAATTCGAAAAGGAATTTTCAACAAGGTTAATCAAAAAATTGACTAAAAATGATGGAGTATTAATAAACGGCAAACCTGCATGGGCTAATGATGTTTTAAGGGAAGGCGACAGGGTGGAAATATTAATTAAAGAAAACAAGGAGCAGGATATAATTCCAGAAGATATCCCTTTAAATGTTGTTTATGAGGATGAGGATATATTGGTTGTTAATAAGCCGCCATTTATGGTAGTTCATCCAACTAAGGGTCATCCATACGGAACTCTTGCTAATGCAGTTATGTATTATTTTGAAAAGACGGGGCAAAGGTCAATTGTAAGGCTTGTAAACAGGCTGGATAGGGATACTTCAGGACTTGTAATAATAGCCAAAAGTCAGTTTGCACATCAGGCTATGGCTAAAAAGTTCGACAACAATGAGGTGGAGAAGCAATATATTGCTATTGTTGAAGGCAAAATGGAAGGTTTTGGAACCATAGACCTTCCTATAGATAGGCCATACCCTGATTCTGTTAAAAGATGCGTCATGGAAAATGGTCAAAGGGCAGTAACTCACTATGAAGTTTTGAGCAGCAGCGATGAAATTTCACTTGTTAAATTGACATTAGAAACCGGAAGAACCCACCAGATAAGGGTGCATTTAAGTCATATAGGACACCCTATTTTAGGTGATACACTTTATGGCAGGGAAAGCAATTTAATAAACAGGCAGGCGCTTCATGCATTCAGGCTTAAGCTTACAAAAATAAGGAATGATGAGGAAATAGAAATAATAGCAAAAATGCCTGATGATTTTAAAAGAATATTGGAACAAAAAAACATAAAATACGAGGAGGTAAGGGATGAATAAACTTCAAAGCATTAAAGAAGATATTCAAAGAAAAGTAGACGGACTTGAACGATACGAAATCGAAAGCATTAAATCAATAGAACATCCCATAAAGAGGGATTTGATGAGCTTTAACATAGTCTTTTCTGACAAAGAAAAGAGCGTAAGGTATAACGTGGTTGGATATGAAAATGAAAAGGGTGAGGTAGGAATATTAATAGAATGTCCTATATTAACAGGAATTAAAGATGACTTACATATAAAAGAAAATGTCAATGGATTTGAATTAGAGATAAAAAATTTTTCTAAAGGGAAGGAAGCTTTAATTAAGCTAAACTGCAAAGTTAAAGATGATGAATTTAATTTTGATATGGCGATGGATACTATAATTGAACATGGGATAAACAGGATGATATATTGATTCCAAACAAAAAGCTGCTAAACTAATTAGCAGTTTTTTGTTTGGAATATTTTTTTGTCAGCCTCAATAAACATATAAATAAAACATAAAAAACAAATTATCAAAAATTAACAATCAAAAAGAAGGAATTTTTGATTAATAATAGAATTATATTATAATAATGTTAAATTTTAACAATTAAAGGAGGGGAGTTTATGTTAAAGAAAATTGCTTACTTTGTTTTGACGGTATTTGTATTCACTTTAAGCCTTTCAACAAATGCCTTTGCTAAAAGCACAACAAAAATAACCGAAAGTGCACTAAAGGTAGGCATAGTTAAAAACTATTCTTCGTCAACCCTAACTGTTTTGGAAAATGGAAAAGCAGTTAGCTATAAGGTAACAAGTCAAACTAAGGTTTACAGTTTAGGAAATACAGTAGATTTTTCTGAAACAATTAAAAAAGGACTAAAGGTTAAGTTTAAGTTAGCACTAAAGGGAAATGTTCCACAATATATCAGCTATTTAGATATCCCTACACCTGGCATAGAAGGAAGAGGAACATTAGGATTAGAAGTTAATGATATTAGGCAAAACGAAACTGACGACCCAGTAGCTCCAACTGTTGCAGCACCTAAGCTTGATTCAAGGACAAATCTTGTAAGTGGTGCTTTAGCTAACGTAAAAGAATTGCAGGCAGTTGATGAAACAAGCTTTATTTATGTGAACAACAAAAGGTTGGGACTTGGGCAAATAGAAGTGCTACAAGACACAATTAAATTAACTGTTAATGGCAAGGATATAAAGGTTATAGCCTCTGATAAGGAATTTGATAAAACTGCTCCAGATGATGAAGCAAAATTAGTTAAGGAAAAGAATAATTATTACATCGATTTTGAGAAGGACTTTACTGATAAGGATTTAACAGATGAAGAAGTTAATAATCTAATTAAAATTTCATACCAAAAGAAGATGTATCAAATCGACGCTGTTGAATTTAATGCATTCCCAATCTCAGAGGATTGTTATGTAGAACTTAATGGCAAGGAAACAACCCTACAAAAGGCAATATATAGAGGAACATATGCATATGTTAGAACTAATCTTGATGGCGAAATAATCTATATTGATGCTTTCTATAACGATGTTCCTGCAAGAATAGTTGAGGTAAATAATGCTAAGAAGACTATTAAAGTTGCAATATATAAATATGGAAAAATTGCATTTGAGGATACATTGGTAGTTTCAGATGCTGCAGCGATTAAGAATAAGAATGGAGAGTTTATAAGACTTATTGATTTAGTTCCGTCAGATAAAATAATATTTACTGTTGATCCATTAGAAGGATATAAAGTAATTTCAATTGAAAGAACAGACTGGTAAGGGGGAGTGAGGTATGAAAAAATTAGTATCCCTAATTTTAAGTTTTCTATTGGTTTTAACCCTTGTTGCTCCAAATGCAATTGCAAAAGCGCCAGCTAAGGGCAACGAAGTTTACTATGCAACTTTTTCTGATCCGATTGACTTAAACCCTGCAATATCATCAGATTCAGCTTCATCTGAAGTGACTGGATTTTTGTTTAGAGGTCTCTTAACAAGAGACTGGGATACAAAGATAATACCAGATATGGCTGAAGCTATGCCAACAATTTCAAAGGACCAAAAGACAATAACATTTAAACTTAAAAAGGGAATCAAGTGGCATGATGGAGTTGAATTAACATCTGCAGATGTTAAATTCTCATATGAATTTATACTGGATAAAAGAGTCAATTCACCAAGATATACAGACTTTGAAAAAATAGATAAAATTGAAACTCCAGACAAGTATACAGTTGTATTTAAATTAAAGGAACCTGATTCAGCTTTGATTCCAAACTTTACTTTTGGGTATATTATTCCAAAACACCTATGGGAAAATGTTGATAGAACAAAAGTTAAACAAAGCGAATACAACAAAAAGCCTATAGGTAATGGACCTTTTAAGTTCGTAGAATGGAAACCTGCAGAAAGAGTTGTTCTTGAGGCTAATCCTAATTTCTATGGTGGAAGACCAAAGGTTGATAAAATAATATTTACAATCACTCCTTCACAGGCAGTCGCTATGGTAAAGGCTGAAACAGGAGAAGCAGATTGGGTATATATTCCTGAATCAGACATAGCAAGAATGAAAACAAAACAAAATCTTAATGTATTTGTTTACGATAGATTAGCTTTTGATTGCATACTTTACAATATAAAGAGCCCATACTTCTCAGATAAAAGGGTAAGGCAGGCTATTAGTTATGCAACAAATAAACAGGCTATTGTAAACGGAATATACAAAGGTATAGGAAAGGTTGCAGATGGCTCATATCATCCAAAGATTTGGGCATATTCAGCAAATGTTCCTAAGTATAATTATAACCTTGCTAAGGCAAAGCAACTTCTCGACCAGGCAGGCTGGAAGGTTGGTAAAGATGGTATAAGAGAAAAGAATGGGGTAAAGTTTAAATTTGTGTTATTGACTAATAAGGGAAATATAATGAGAGAAAAACTCGTTGTATATATTCAAAGTCAGTTAAAACTATTAGGAATTCAAGTAGAACCGAGAATACTTGAGTGGAATACATTCCTAAATAAATATGTAAATCCAAGAAATTTTGATGCATATGTTGGAGGCTTTACAACTGCACTTGACGGAGACCAGACAGTATTCTATCATAGCGACCCAGATAAAGGATATTTCAACAGAGGTGGATACAAGAATGCAAGGGTTGACTATCTGTTAGATGAGGCAAGAAAGACATTTGATGTAAATCTTCAAAAGAAATATTATGCCGAAGTTCAAAAGATAGTCGCAGAAGAACAACCTATGACATTTATTGTATATAGAAGAGGAGCTCAAGGCTTTAATAAGAGAGTTAAAAATGTTAAGGTTGTAGATTTGCTTGGAATTAACGAAGGATACATGCAGTGGACAATTGACAAATAAGCAGGCTGCTAATTAAATGTAAGAAGGCAATTAAAATTTGTAAGCATTAAGATGCCCCATGAAATGATTTTTTTAAGGCGAAACTATTTGTAACTTTGAAAAGCGAAAGCATATGTATGACGAGTAAGCCTTAAGAAATCATTCATGGGGTTTAGTAAAAACTTTGCTAAGATGAAATAAATTTAGACAGCCTAATTATAATCAAGTTGGGGGTGAAACGATGTTTAAATTTATTATAAAAAGAATATTACATGCTATTCCACTGCTATTAATCATTTCGGTTATAAGCTTTTTTATAATTCAATTAGCTCCAGGAAGCCCCGTTAATATGTTCATTAATCCAGAAGTTGCAAGTCCTATTGATGTTGAAATGGTAAAGAAAAATCTTGGATTGGACAAGCCAATCTATGTTCAATATTTGATTTGGCTGAAAAATGTTTTGAAAGGGGATTTTGGAACGTCTTTTTTACATAGCAGGCCAGTTATGGAGCTGATAATGGAAAGATTGCCGAATACTCTTATATTGGCACTTGTGGCAACAATCATTTCATTTTTAATAGCAATCCCATCTGGAATTATTTCTGCGATAAAAAGAAATAGTGCCTATGATTATGCCTTTTCCACATTATCATTTATAGGAGTTTCACTACCAAGTTTCTGGTTTGGACTTATGCTTATATTGCTATTTAGCTTGAAATTAAGGCTTTTGCCTTCGGGCGGGATGAGAAGCAATTTTGATGAGTTTGTATTGTCCGATAGATTAGTGCATTTGATTTTGCCTTCTGCTGTTCTTGCTATGGGTAGTATGGCATCTAAAATGAGATATATGAGAAGCTCAATGCTTGAAGTTATAAATCAGGATTATATTAGAACGGCAAGGAGCAAAGGCCTCTCTGAAAGAATAGTTATTTATAAACATGCACTCAGGAATGCTCTTTTGCCAATTATTACTATGCTGGGATTGATTATTCCAGGTCTTTTCAGCGGTGCAGTTATAACTGAAACAATATTTTCATGGCCAGGGCTTGGAAGATTAGCGGTTGAAGCAACATTCATGAGGGACTATCCAGTTATTATGGGAGTTACTATGTTTTCATCTGCTTTAGTTGTTATAGGAAGCTTAATTGCAGACATACTATATGCAATAGTTGACCCAAGAATCAAGTATTAGGGGTGATAATATGGCTGAGTTAAATTATAAAACGGATATCAATCAAGCGGAAAGTTATGAGTTTAGCGATACATTTTCTAAAAAAATTAAAATATTTTGGAGAAGATTTAGAAAGAATAAATTAGCTGTCTTGGGATTAATAGTTTTAATTGTTCTTTATCTGTCAGCAATATTTGCACCACTTATAGCACCTTATGACCCTGCTGGCACTCCAGATGATATTCTATTTGTAGATAAGGCTCCGACCTACAAACCATATAAGGATATAAATATGAATGGTGAAGAAGTTTTATTTAAACCTAACTATTTTGGGAGAGATGAGCTTGGACGAGATGTCTTTTCAAGATGCCTTTATGCAGGAAGAATTTCATTGACTGTTGGATTTGTTTCGGTTGGGATATATGTTTTAATAGGGACGATATGGGGAGCTATTGCAGGATACTTTGGCGGATGGGTAGATAACATCATGATGAGAATAGTTGATGCCCTGATGTCGATACCAACTATGTTGCTTTTAATAACCGTCATGGCGGTGTTTAAGCCTAATATATATAACGTTATGATAGTTATAGGACTTACGGGATGGACTGGCATCGCAAGATATGTAAGAGCAGAATTTTTGACACTTAAAAAGAGGGACTTCGTTGAGGCAGCAAGAGGAATTGGTGCTAAAAAATTGAGAATAATATTTGTTCATATATTACCAAACGCTATGGCTCCCATAATCGTTGCTGCAACTATGGGGATTGCCGGGGCAATACTGACAGAATCAGCTCTTAGCTTTTTTGGACTTGGAGTTCAGCCTCCCACTCCTACATGGGGGAATATGCTTACTAATGCTCAGGAGTTGGATACAATGCTTAACGCCCCATGGAAGGCGTTTTATCCTGGAATGTTTATTTTTATAACAGTTCTTTCATTTAATTTCTTTGGCGATGGTCTTAGAGATGCCCTCGACCCAAGACTAAAACAGTAGGGGGTGTTAAATGTGGGAAAGATGCTTGAAGTAAGAAATTTAAAAACGTATTTTTATACAGAGGATGGGGTTGTTCCAGCTGTTGACGGAGTTGATTTTTATATAAAACATGGCGAGACTCTGGGACTCGTTGGAGAGTCAGGTTGCGGAAAAAGCGTTACTTCACTTTCGATATTAAGACTCGTCCCACCTGTGCAGGCAAAAATACTCGAAGAAAGTGAAATTATTTTTGAGGGAACTAATTTACTGGAACTTCCAATTAAGGATATGAGAAAATTAAGAGGAAACAAAATAAGCATGATTTTTCAGGAGCCTATGACATCTTTAAATCCTGTTTTCAAGATAGGATATCAAATTAGTGAAGTTCTTATGCTTCATCAGAAAATGGATAAACATACCGCGTGGGAAAAGTCGATAGAACTTCTAAGAAAGGTTAATATTCCATCTCCTGAGAAGGTAGTCAATGAATATCCGCATACATTAAGCGGAGGAATGAGACAGAGAGTAATGATAGCAATGGCACTTGCCTGCAACCCTAAACTTTTAATAGCAGATGAACCTACAACTGCACTTGATGTTACAGTTCAAGCACAGATTCTTGAACTCATGAATGAGTTGAAGAAGGAATTCAATGCAGCAGTAATGCTCATTACTCATAATTTAGGGGTTGTTGCAGAAACATGCGATAGAATTGTTGTAATGTATGCAGGTAAAATAGTTGAAGAAGGGACTGTTCACGACATATTTGAAAATCCACTTCATCCGTATACAAAAGGACTTTTAAATTCAATTCCTTCAGTAGAAGGGAAGAAGGGGAAGCTTGAGTCTATCCCAGGAGTTGTTCCAAATCCTTTAAATATGCCAAAGGGTTGTAGATTTTCCCCAAGGTGCAAATATGCAAAGGAAATTTGTTATAAAAATGAACCTAATATTAAACGTTTTTCGGAAGATAGAGCTGTAAGATGCTTTATCTATGAGGATGGTGAAAAAAATGAGTAGGCTTATTGAAGTTAAAGGTCTTAAAAAATATTTTCCAATTAAAGGCGGATTTTTTAATAGAACGGTTAATTACCTTAAGGCTGTTGATGGTGTTGATTTTTTTATCAATCAAGGGGAAGTTCTGGGGATAGTTGG from Caloramator mitchellensis includes the following:
- a CDS encoding peptide-binding protein, with protein sequence MKKLVSLILSFLLVLTLVAPNAIAKAPAKGNEVYYATFSDPIDLNPAISSDSASSEVTGFLFRGLLTRDWDTKIIPDMAEAMPTISKDQKTITFKLKKGIKWHDGVELTSADVKFSYEFILDKRVNSPRYTDFEKIDKIETPDKYTVVFKLKEPDSALIPNFTFGYIIPKHLWENVDRTKVKQSEYNKKPIGNGPFKFVEWKPAERVVLEANPNFYGGRPKVDKIIFTITPSQAVAMVKAETGEADWVYIPESDIARMKTKQNLNVFVYDRLAFDCILYNIKSPYFSDKRVRQAISYATNKQAIVNGIYKGIGKVADGSYHPKIWAYSANVPKYNYNLAKAKQLLDQAGWKVGKDGIREKNGVKFKFVLLTNKGNIMREKLVVYIQSQLKLLGIQVEPRILEWNTFLNKYVNPRNFDAYVGGFTTALDGDQTVFYHSDPDKGYFNRGGYKNARVDYLLDEARKTFDVNLQKKYYAEVQKIVAEEQPMTFIVYRRGAQGFNKRVKNVKVVDLLGINEGYMQWTIDK
- a CDS encoding ABC transporter permease, translated to MFKFIIKRILHAIPLLLIISVISFFIIQLAPGSPVNMFINPEVASPIDVEMVKKNLGLDKPIYVQYLIWLKNVLKGDFGTSFLHSRPVMELIMERLPNTLILALVATIISFLIAIPSGIISAIKRNSAYDYAFSTLSFIGVSLPSFWFGLMLILLFSLKLRLLPSGGMRSNFDEFVLSDRLVHLILPSAVLAMGSMASKMRYMRSSMLEVINQDYIRTARSKGLSERIVIYKHALRNALLPIITMLGLIIPGLFSGAVITETIFSWPGLGRLAVEATFMRDYPVIMGVTMFSSALVVIGSLIADILYAIVDPRIKY
- a CDS encoding oligopeptide/dipeptide ABC transporter ATP-binding protein, translated to MLEVRNLKTYFYTEDGVVPAVDGVDFYIKHGETLGLVGESGCGKSVTSLSILRLVPPVQAKILEESEIIFEGTNLLELPIKDMRKLRGNKISMIFQEPMTSLNPVFKIGYQISEVLMLHQKMDKHTAWEKSIELLRKVNIPSPEKVVNEYPHTLSGGMRQRVMIAMALACNPKLLIADEPTTALDVTVQAQILELMNELKKEFNAAVMLITHNLGVVAETCDRIVVMYAGKIVEEGTVHDIFENPLHPYTKGLLNSIPSVEGKKGKLESIPGVVPNPLNMPKGCRFSPRCKYAKEICYKNEPNIKRFSEDRAVRCFIYEDGEKNE
- a CDS encoding RluA family pseudouridine synthase; amino-acid sequence: MSKMEFNIEKKDAGKRLDNFLKFEKEFSTRLIKKLTKNDGVLINGKPAWANDVLREGDRVEILIKENKEQDIIPEDIPLNVVYEDEDILVVNKPPFMVVHPTKGHPYGTLANAVMYYFEKTGQRSIVRLVNRLDRDTSGLVIIAKSQFAHQAMAKKFDNNEVEKQYIAIVEGKMEGFGTIDLPIDRPYPDSVKRCVMENGQRAVTHYEVLSSSDEISLVKLTLETGRTHQIRVHLSHIGHPILGDTLYGRESNLINRQALHAFRLKLTKIRNDEEIEIIAKMPDDFKRILEQKNIKYEEVRDE
- the opp4C gene encoding oligopeptide ABC transporter permease codes for the protein MAELNYKTDINQAESYEFSDTFSKKIKIFWRRFRKNKLAVLGLIVLIVLYLSAIFAPLIAPYDPAGTPDDILFVDKAPTYKPYKDINMNGEEVLFKPNYFGRDELGRDVFSRCLYAGRISLTVGFVSVGIYVLIGTIWGAIAGYFGGWVDNIMMRIVDALMSIPTMLLLITVMAVFKPNIYNVMIVIGLTGWTGIARYVRAEFLTLKKRDFVEAARGIGAKKLRIIFVHILPNAMAPIIVAATMGIAGAILTESALSFFGLGVQPPTPTWGNMLTNAQELDTMLNAPWKAFYPGMFIFITVLSFNFFGDGLRDALDPRLKQ
- a CDS encoding RluA family pseudouridine synthase, coding for MKEIVITQNEAGQRLDKFLRKYLKNMPLSMIYKHIRTKGIVVNGKKSSEKYILNEGDVVLFKFEPEEHKKEKKHKFLKIQNLDLKVAYEDENVLVAEKGVDLLVHPDEGDEFTLTDMVLAYLYDKGEYKPEEEKTFSPSPCNRLDRNTEGLVIYAKNYESLKELNEAVRDGNIKKYYSALIKGKVEDGTYIAYLSKDRLNNKVMVSKEKTRDSKEIITKIRTIDTVGTYSEVEIDLITGRSHQIRAHLASLGCPILGDPKYGVKKLNSILYNKYGLSNQLLIANKIVFTNMKGKLEYLNNHVVAMNLPPAYKKIKNEIFKF